A stretch of the Saccharolobus caldissimus genome encodes the following:
- a CDS encoding ATP-dependent helicase, with protein sequence MSYTYFYTDEEIAKLLRPYVMEWFKSKYGTFTPPQRASIPLIKQNYNVLVSSPTGSGKTLAAFLGILDSLFEMGENNELEDKVYAIYISPLRALNNDMQRNLLEPLNELKQINPKLPDIRVGIRTSDTTSYEKQKMLRKPPHILITTPESFGISITSPKFSQKLTEVKWVIVDEIHELANSKRGAYLSGMLEIFRALITKKEFIRIGLSATVSPLEEVAQFLVGKNRECRIVDARFVKPIDIKVISPVKDLIHSSEQEVEDGIYKTILEEIKKHRTTLIFTNTRHATERVAYKLRKLAEKEKAFNADVIEAHHSSLSRNVRLEVEDKLKKGLLKVVVSSTSLELGIDIGYIDLVILLSSPKSVSRLLQRIGRAGHHIRNISKGRIIVVDRDDLVECTVLAKLARERKIDSINIPRNPLDVLSQLIVAASLISPIDKDELFNILRNSYNFSNLPENEYLSVLKYLNGESFGVELKNVYSKVRIKDNIIYPKKGSRMIFFMNSGTIPDEALIEVFTESGKYVGNLEEEFVEILSPGDIFVLGGRTYEFIGSRGPRIIVKEAAGQRPTVPSWFSEMLPLAYESALEIGKFRRNIAELITKGVKKEEILEIIAKEYDISRSAALSIYTYIMEQYLFTNGIIPADNLILIEIYDEEDIRNFIFHALYGRRALDALSRAFAYMLSNDLKADVKISVTDNGFALSLKRDTSVENYDIKSLFTKVTPENVYEIVSKAVMRTEMLKRRFRHCAERSFMLLRKYKGKDTSLERRELNSEILLNAVKEIENFPVLKETIREILEDYMDIIRAKEILRKVQEGEIKVSVFGPTNIPSPFSHSIIVKGHSDVVLAEDRRELMKKLHDKVIEFLRQKGINIDLSYTSI encoded by the coding sequence TTGAGTTATACTTACTTCTATACAGATGAGGAGATAGCTAAATTACTAAGACCTTACGTAATGGAGTGGTTTAAAAGTAAATATGGCACGTTTACTCCACCTCAACGTGCTTCAATACCACTGATTAAACAGAATTACAATGTTTTGGTATCTAGTCCAACTGGAAGTGGGAAAACATTAGCAGCATTTTTAGGGATCTTAGACTCTCTGTTTGAGATGGGAGAGAATAACGAGTTAGAAGATAAGGTATATGCTATTTACATCTCTCCTCTAAGAGCTTTAAATAATGATATGCAAAGAAATTTACTTGAACCATTAAATGAGCTAAAGCAGATCAATCCTAAATTACCAGATATAAGAGTTGGAATAAGGACTAGTGATACTACATCTTATGAGAAACAGAAAATGCTAAGAAAACCACCTCATATTTTAATAACAACTCCCGAATCCTTTGGAATATCTATTACTTCTCCTAAATTTAGTCAAAAGTTAACTGAGGTAAAATGGGTTATTGTAGACGAAATTCATGAGTTAGCTAACAGTAAAAGGGGTGCATATTTATCTGGTATGTTAGAAATATTCAGAGCTCTTATAACTAAAAAAGAATTTATAAGAATAGGTTTAAGTGCTACAGTATCTCCTTTAGAGGAAGTTGCACAATTTTTAGTAGGTAAAAATAGAGAGTGTAGAATAGTAGATGCGAGGTTTGTAAAACCTATTGATATTAAGGTGATCTCTCCAGTTAAAGATTTAATTCATTCGTCTGAGCAGGAAGTTGAGGATGGGATATATAAGACTATTTTAGAAGAGATAAAGAAACATAGAACTACCTTAATTTTTACAAATACTAGACACGCAACAGAAAGGGTTGCCTATAAGTTAAGAAAATTAGCTGAAAAAGAGAAGGCATTCAATGCAGATGTAATAGAAGCACATCATAGTAGTTTAAGTAGAAACGTAAGATTAGAAGTCGAAGACAAATTGAAAAAGGGTCTTTTAAAAGTAGTTGTATCTTCAACTAGTTTAGAATTAGGAATTGATATAGGATATATAGATTTGGTAATATTACTTAGTAGTCCTAAGAGTGTCAGCAGATTGCTTCAGAGGATAGGAAGGGCGGGTCATCATATTCGTAACATTAGCAAAGGAAGAATTATTGTAGTGGATAGGGATGATTTAGTGGAATGTACAGTATTAGCAAAGCTAGCAAGAGAAAGAAAAATTGACAGTATTAATATTCCAAGAAATCCTTTAGACGTATTATCTCAACTTATAGTTGCAGCAAGTTTAATTTCTCCTATAGATAAAGATGAGCTGTTTAACATATTAAGAAATTCCTATAATTTTAGTAATCTTCCCGAAAACGAATACCTTTCTGTTTTAAAATATCTAAATGGTGAATCATTTGGTGTAGAGTTAAAGAACGTCTATTCTAAAGTGAGGATAAAAGACAATATAATTTACCCTAAAAAGGGAAGTAGAATGATATTCTTCATGAATAGTGGAACTATTCCAGATGAGGCTTTGATAGAGGTTTTTACAGAATCTGGTAAGTATGTTGGTAATCTAGAAGAAGAGTTCGTTGAAATTCTCTCTCCTGGCGATATTTTCGTATTGGGAGGAAGAACTTATGAATTTATTGGGAGCAGGGGTCCAAGAATAATAGTTAAAGAGGCTGCAGGGCAGAGACCTACAGTACCAAGTTGGTTTTCTGAAATGTTACCATTAGCTTATGAATCTGCTTTAGAAATAGGTAAATTTAGAAGAAATATTGCAGAATTAATAACTAAAGGAGTGAAAAAGGAGGAAATTTTAGAAATTATTGCCAAAGAATATGATATTAGTAGGTCAGCAGCTTTATCTATTTACACTTATATTATGGAGCAATATTTATTTACTAATGGAATTATACCTGCAGATAATTTAATTTTAATTGAAATTTATGATGAGGAAGATATTAGGAATTTTATATTTCACGCTTTATATGGCAGAAGGGCCTTAGATGCTTTATCTAGGGCATTTGCTTATATGTTAAGTAATGATTTGAAAGCTGATGTAAAGATTTCTGTTACAGATAATGGGTTTGCATTAAGCTTGAAAAGAGATACTAGTGTTGAAAATTATGATATAAAATCCTTATTTACGAAAGTTACTCCAGAAAATGTATATGAAATAGTAAGTAAGGCTGTGATGAGAACTGAAATGCTTAAAAGACGATTTAGGCATTGTGCAGAAAGATCTTTTATGTTGTTAAGGAAATATAAAGGCAAGGATACAAGTCTAGAAAGGAGGGAATTAAATTCTGAGATCTTACTTAATGCTGTAAAAGAAATCGAAAACTTTCCAGTGCTTAAGGAGACCATTAGAGAGATATTAGAAGACTATATGGATATAATCAGGGCTAAAGAAATACTTAGAAAAGTTCAAGAAGGTGAAATAAAGGTCTCCGTGTTTGGTCCAACTAATATTCCGAGCCCGTTCTCACATAGCATCATTGTTAAGGGGCATTCTGATGTAGTACTAGCTGAAGATAGAAGAGAGTTAATGAAGAAGCTTCATGATAAGGTTATAGAGTTCTTGAGACAAAAAGGCATTAACATTGATCTCAGTTATACTTCCATCTGA
- a CDS encoding glycosyltransferase family 2 protein, which translates to MVSLLLNLAILVIPSIVVWNQIIFYLFGKKDIYINAVNGFFSLPKLSIIVPTKGEKIEIIQGLIDNLYKAKWDKSKMEIIIVSDDDEKYFNELMRSLVIPSDLNVKIFRREKKLGYKSGALTYGFEKSSGDLILTLDVDARINEDSLIKAYSQMITLGCDAITMEWHGYSSNPYSSLAKALMVSTVLTSQSILRGRDKLGLKVLPIGCGTIYKREVLEKVNAWDYTMIQDDYELGARLINKGFRICASSSPVFVEVPDNLISFYVQQSRWAMGTIEVLIRRFKFIIKSRIKFYQKIEIIIYLLQYIPIILTFLGALALTVFSFLDFKCNLYLPLFIFWALTLSIYVYIFLSNAKKMGLNYISAVKALGRLSAYTVAISPFLLISTLKAFKKVRTYIVTPKGKKAKSNIGYPILVFGALFVLSSIVYLLHDNLLIFIWLLYYSVAYLYTFVAFIKGL; encoded by the coding sequence ATAGTTAGTCTCTTACTGAATTTAGCTATTTTAGTAATACCTTCTATAGTAGTTTGGAATCAGATAATCTTCTATTTATTCGGTAAGAAGGATATATACATTAATGCAGTAAATGGTTTCTTCTCATTGCCGAAATTATCTATAATAGTTCCTACAAAAGGCGAGAAAATAGAAATAATTCAAGGATTAATAGATAATCTATACAAAGCAAAATGGGATAAAAGTAAAATGGAAATAATAATAGTATCAGATGATGACGAGAAGTACTTTAATGAGCTCATGAGATCTTTAGTTATACCTTCAGACTTAAATGTTAAAATATTTAGAAGGGAAAAGAAATTAGGTTATAAAAGTGGTGCATTAACATATGGTTTCGAAAAGAGTAGTGGGGATCTAATCTTAACATTAGACGTAGATGCAAGAATTAATGAAGATTCACTAATTAAGGCTTATTCTCAAATGATTACTTTAGGTTGTGATGCAATAACTATGGAGTGGCATGGATATTCTTCAAATCCTTATTCCTCTTTAGCAAAGGCATTAATGGTATCTACAGTGCTAACTAGTCAATCAATTTTAAGAGGACGCGACAAACTGGGTTTAAAAGTGCTACCAATAGGTTGTGGTACAATATATAAACGTGAAGTATTAGAAAAAGTTAATGCATGGGATTATACTATGATTCAAGACGATTATGAATTAGGAGCTAGACTAATAAATAAAGGATTTAGGATTTGTGCATCATCGTCGCCAGTTTTTGTAGAAGTTCCTGATAATTTAATATCATTTTATGTTCAACAAAGCAGATGGGCTATGGGTACGATAGAAGTATTAATTAGAAGATTTAAATTTATTATAAAAAGTAGAATTAAATTTTATCAAAAAATAGAGATAATAATATATCTATTACAATATATACCTATAATATTAACTTTCCTTGGAGCGTTAGCACTTACCGTCTTCTCATTTCTAGATTTTAAATGTAACCTTTATTTACCATTATTTATCTTCTGGGCATTAACCCTTTCTATATACGTTTATATATTCTTATCTAATGCGAAAAAGATGGGATTGAATTACATTTCAGCAGTGAAAGCGTTAGGTAGGCTATCTGCCTATACTGTTGCTATTTCGCCGTTTCTTTTAATTAGTACGCTTAAAGCATTTAAAAAAGTCAGAACTTATATAGTGACTCCAAAAGGCAAAAAGGCAAAGAGTAACATTGGATATCCAATATTAGTCTTTGGGGCACTCTTTGTACTCTCATCAATTGTTTACTTGCTTCATGATAATTTATTAATCTTTATTTGGTTGCTATATTACTCTGTAGCTTACCTTTACACTTTTGTAGCATTTATTAAAGGATTATGA
- a CDS encoding ParB N-terminal domain-containing protein, translating to MENPRYLIPHEDVLLDKVSSLLFEISKTRQMKPIIVDSNTHVILDGHHRHTASLLLSLRKIPVIYVNYNSSKIYVDIWYRKFSKPNAVKSILSSLTSNGNICAKFDLIKICDISLYRLYWRLEAIESFLLSIKINVIKDINGDLKPPLISKSDVIDIANRGLRFPPKTTRHVYEFIIHQSPVSIDDS from the coding sequence ATGGAAAATCCTAGATATCTAATTCCTCATGAGGACGTTTTATTAGACAAAGTATCTAGTTTATTATTTGAAATAAGTAAGACCAGACAGATGAAACCCATTATAGTGGACTCTAACACTCATGTTATTTTAGATGGTCATCATAGACATACTGCTTCACTTCTTTTATCTTTACGTAAAATACCAGTGATTTACGTTAACTATAATTCTTCTAAAATATATGTAGATATATGGTATAGGAAATTCTCTAAACCTAATGCGGTAAAATCTATATTGTCATCCTTAACTTCGAATGGTAACATATGTGCTAAGTTTGACCTTATTAAAATTTGTGACATAAGTTTATATAGACTATACTGGAGGCTTGAGGCAATAGAAAGTTTCTTATTATCGATTAAAATTAATGTAATAAAAGATATTAATGGGGATCTTAAACCACCTCTAATAAGTAAAAGTGATGTAATTGATATTGCTAATAGGGGTTTAAGATTTCCTCCTAAGACTACACGACATGTGTATGAATTTATTATTCACCAATCTCCAGTATCTATAGATGATAGTTAG
- a CDS encoding endonuclease III domain-containing protein, translating to MRCEPKTVYDRLNETYKIREEDYIAYYVWIKYKDCFKVLIATILSQNSTDKSALKAYQNLEREIGVSPNNLASTSLDTIESAIRVAGLYKTKARRIKEISQHILNNYGGSIENIINMEAEKAKNELLKFEGIGEKTADVVLLTCKNYKFFPVDTHIMRVSKRLGIVPTNANYSKTSSALLDLFKGNDLLRLHHLLIAHGRQTCKARKPLCDTCVIKECCEYYSHRNGKS from the coding sequence ATGCGTTGTGAGCCTAAAACGGTTTATGATAGACTTAACGAGACCTATAAAATTAGAGAGGAGGACTATATAGCATACTATGTCTGGATAAAATATAAAGATTGTTTTAAAGTTTTAATAGCTACCATTTTATCTCAGAATTCTACAGATAAGTCAGCACTTAAGGCGTATCAAAATTTAGAAAGGGAAATAGGTGTTTCACCCAATAATTTAGCTTCAACGTCCTTAGATACTATAGAATCTGCTATTAGAGTAGCAGGTCTTTATAAAACTAAAGCTAGAAGAATAAAGGAAATCTCTCAGCATATACTTAATAATTATGGGGGATCTATAGAAAATATAATAAATATGGAAGCTGAAAAAGCTAAGAATGAATTACTTAAATTTGAGGGCATAGGTGAAAAGACTGCCGATGTAGTTCTATTAACCTGTAAAAATTACAAATTTTTCCCTGTTGATACTCATATAATGAGAGTTAGTAAAAGGTTAGGCATAGTACCTACAAACGCTAATTACTCTAAAACGTCCTCAGCTTTATTAGATCTCTTTAAGGGAAATGATCTACTTCGTTTACATCATCTCTTAATAGCACATGGCAGACAAACTTGTAAAGCAAGAAAACCTTTATGTGATACATGTGTAATTAAAGAATGCTGTGAGTACTACTCACATCGAAATGGAAAATCCTAG
- a CDS encoding winged helix-turn-helix domain-containing protein: protein MYEIGIVLEAIKSGAVNPGDVVVRTNLPRYEVLAIFHILEELGLIEAIYSKGSHKAFRLTKKGEEILDGLKKGYEIVITVKPNFAQT from the coding sequence ATGTATGAAATAGGTATAGTGCTTGAGGCTATAAAAAGCGGTGCAGTAAATCCAGGTGATGTAGTTGTAAGAACTAACCTACCTAGATATGAAGTATTAGCTATATTTCATATTTTGGAAGAGTTAGGACTAATAGAGGCCATTTATTCTAAGGGTTCACATAAGGCATTCAGACTAACTAAAAAGGGAGAGGAAATTTTAGATGGCTTAAAAAAGGGATATGAAATTGTAATAACTGTTAAACCTAATTTTGCTCAAACTTGA
- the upsB gene encoding pilin subunit UpsB: protein MICLKGISSIFSTLIVIIITISLIVPLYLYFYNLYNINRYQINNQYNIYLSKIETKVSVINLNFTSNGIFIYNYGNYPVNINKIIIGSITYHVNYTLYPGEITTLYNILHTNIYINGNATIILSINDNYYYYQV, encoded by the coding sequence GTGATTTGTTTGAAAGGAATATCCTCGATTTTTTCAACTCTTATTGTTATTATAATCACAATCTCTCTTATTGTTCCTCTATATCTCTATTTTTATAATTTATATAATATAAACAGATATCAAATAAATAATCAATATAATATATATTTAAGTAAGATTGAAACGAAAGTTAGTGTGATTAATTTAAATTTTACATCTAATGGCATTTTTATATACAATTATGGTAATTATCCAGTAAATATAAATAAGATAATTATAGGGAGTATAACATATCACGTTAATTATACTCTTTATCCAGGAGAAATTACCACATTATATAATATATTGCATACTAACATATATATTAATGGAAATGCAACAATAATATTAAGTATTAATGATAATTACTATTATTATCAAGTTTGA
- the upsA gene encoding pilin subunit UpsA encodes MEKKHKSKGLSSILGTVIVLAITLVLGGLLYAYANGMFSSLTQNANLQVQLSIYVNPNDNQAYLQYYITNVGSTQVYIDKIQIVNNGTLVASLGSSFKPILLEPGQSIQNITIINGQVIAGQYYTVEIIGHLPNGKPYSIVQNVLASID; translated from the coding sequence ATGGAGAAAAAGCACAAATCAAAAGGTCTGTCATCAATTTTAGGTACAGTAATTGTCTTAGCAATAACATTAGTATTGGGAGGACTACTTTATGCCTATGCTAATGGTATGTTTAGCTCATTAACACAAAACGCTAATTTGCAGGTTCAGTTGAGTATATACGTAAATCCAAACGATAATCAAGCATATTTACAATACTATATTACTAATGTAGGGAGTACTCAAGTATATATAGATAAGATACAAATTGTTAATAACGGTACTTTAGTAGCCTCATTAGGTTCTTCATTTAAGCCAATATTATTAGAACCTGGTCAATCCATACAAAACATTACCATAATTAATGGGCAAGTAATTGCAGGTCAATATTATACAGTTGAAATTATAGGCCATTTACCTAATGGTAAGCCATATAGTATAGTGCAAAATGTGTTAGCGTCAATAGATTAA
- the upsF gene encoding membrane pilin protein UpsF, whose protein sequence is MIILKLRIFEKISILNIMKDKINENIIYYGDDIEKIRKDYIKLIIFIPIIAIVSTILLKFSPYFILFNLISVFIYLYPLIATEIRKEEQKKTIENEIPIFLLFAYVNSLLGKSLYKTFEEIKNSKVFKGMRREALLLIKEVEVLGKSSISAMESRAKVHKSDFLGKIYMNYVNGEIIGISVSERIRDLLEESLDNLKSLFESYVNKSNDIVEIIFTLYLITPMILLAFQYISTSINIFTLLVPLIISPVVYFFIVIAQPNMGYEITLLNAEKKALLPIIITVFFSLFLHISLTYKLVILYSLFVCFSFLIYYKIKYSDDILNNMPSVLSDIADYVRLGYSIRSSLFKIRSNNHNFMKFLDKIINNLRKNLPISEVRTNIWAVNAILEFIDNIEKKGFADTFTFKDASILLNNYIALRNKILKSLQLFHVLSIMTPLMLYFAFGLMSKIKAIGNLDFIILIYSIILSIIYAKLSRFTIFNFPLLLAVLLTMLIIIFLGNIIIVFI, encoded by the coding sequence GTGATAATATTGAAATTAAGAATATTTGAAAAAATTTCAATATTAAACATAATGAAAGATAAGATTAATGAAAACATTATATATTACGGAGATGATATAGAAAAAATACGAAAGGATTATATAAAGCTAATTATTTTTATTCCTATAATAGCTATAGTATCGACTATATTATTGAAATTCAGTCCATATTTTATTCTCTTTAATTTAATTAGCGTTTTCATATATTTATATCCTCTAATAGCGACTGAAATTAGAAAAGAAGAACAGAAAAAAACTATAGAAAACGAAATTCCAATATTTTTACTTTTTGCATATGTAAATTCCTTACTTGGAAAAAGTTTATATAAAACTTTTGAAGAGATCAAAAATTCAAAAGTATTTAAAGGTATGAGGAGAGAAGCCTTATTATTAATTAAGGAAGTAGAAGTTTTAGGTAAGTCGTCAATATCAGCCATGGAAAGTAGAGCTAAGGTTCACAAATCTGATTTCCTTGGAAAAATTTACATGAATTATGTAAATGGGGAAATAATAGGTATTTCCGTATCAGAAAGAATAAGGGATTTACTGGAAGAGTCTTTAGATAATTTGAAATCTTTGTTTGAAAGTTATGTAAATAAAAGCAATGATATTGTAGAGATAATATTTACCTTATATCTTATAACTCCAATGATATTGCTAGCATTTCAGTATATTTCTACATCAATAAATATATTCACCTTACTTGTTCCATTAATTATATCCCCAGTTGTTTACTTTTTCATAGTAATAGCTCAACCTAACATGGGGTATGAGATTACCTTACTAAATGCTGAGAAGAAAGCCTTATTGCCGATAATTATAACGGTTTTCTTTTCATTATTTTTACATATTTCATTGACATACAAATTAGTTATTCTGTATTCCTTATTTGTATGTTTTTCGTTTTTGATTTATTATAAGATAAAGTATAGCGATGATATTTTAAATAACATGCCATCTGTCCTAAGTGACATTGCAGATTATGTGAGACTTGGATATAGTATTAGGAGTTCTCTATTTAAGATAAGATCTAATAACCATAATTTCATGAAATTTCTAGACAAAATAATAAATAATTTAAGAAAAAATCTTCCAATATCTGAAGTCAGGACTAACATATGGGCAGTAAACGCAATATTGGAGTTTATAGACAATATAGAAAAAAAAGGTTTTGCGGATACTTTCACATTCAAGGACGCTTCTATACTTTTGAATAATTATATTGCTTTAAGAAACAAAATTCTTAAGAGCTTGCAATTATTTCATGTGCTGTCAATTATGACGCCTTTAATGCTGTATTTTGCTTTTGGCCTTATGTCAAAAATTAAAGCAATTGGAAATTTAGATTTTATCATCTTAATATACAGTATTATACTTAGTATAATTTATGCTAAATTATCTAGATTTACAATATTTAATTTTCCTTTACTCTTAGCAGTGTTATTAACTATGTTAATAATTATTTTCTTAGGGAATATTATTATTGTATTTATATAA
- a CDS encoding type II/IV secretion system ATPase subunit encodes MNILEEYSVLDAKVVIYEENGIGYYKIEEPNLNRDEINLLNEILNYIYSLPAESNIDEILVKLLKNKGINEQDSIEKFTYHIKKKLGYEELTVPLSDPYVEEIECKGYSYPITVVHRIVTKFPRLYTNIIFKSEDEVIRVIEKLANKADKPVNIAKPYLEFSLPEGHRVAATVSREISLPGSTFDIRKFPLKPISPITLIKNGSASTLMLSYLWYLLDYKPFFLIIGATGSGKTTLLNALLGLINPFYKIVTIEDTPEINIIHDNWIRFFARQTISSQFEISLMDLAKLSLRYRPDYLVIGEVRGKEIEALVHASSSGHGSLATFHAGNPQEALTRLTSLLNKDITRLFLQNLWGIIVLSSLRDNSGNIKRIIRSIYELEYSRKGLKFKRLFRWSFSSNKFLPENLEYLVKKSFRLNYISKIYEKPISEIIEEIKRRIDILNYLLNENITDQEEINKYLKKLYIGDNIEIKNI; translated from the coding sequence ATGAATATTTTGGAAGAGTATTCTGTATTAGATGCTAAGGTAGTTATTTATGAGGAAAATGGAATTGGATACTATAAAATAGAGGAACCAAACTTAAACAGAGATGAAATTAATTTACTTAACGAAATTTTAAATTACATATATTCACTTCCCGCTGAATCAAATATAGACGAAATACTAGTTAAATTACTAAAAAATAAGGGCATAAATGAACAAGACTCCATAGAAAAGTTTACTTATCATATTAAGAAGAAATTAGGTTATGAGGAATTAACGGTTCCTTTATCCGATCCTTATGTAGAGGAAATTGAATGTAAGGGCTATTCTTATCCTATTACTGTAGTTCATAGGATTGTAACTAAGTTTCCCAGATTGTATACCAATATTATTTTTAAGAGTGAAGATGAAGTTATAAGGGTTATTGAGAAGTTAGCTAATAAAGCAGATAAGCCAGTAAATATAGCTAAACCTTATCTTGAGTTTTCCTTACCAGAGGGGCATAGAGTTGCTGCTACAGTATCTAGAGAGATATCTCTACCAGGTTCTACCTTTGATATAAGGAAGTTTCCCCTAAAACCTATTAGTCCAATAACACTTATAAAAAATGGTTCTGCGAGTACTTTAATGTTGTCGTACTTATGGTATCTGTTAGACTATAAGCCCTTCTTTCTCATCATTGGGGCTACCGGATCTGGGAAAACAACTCTATTAAATGCTTTACTAGGTTTAATTAATCCTTTTTATAAGATTGTGACGATTGAAGATACGCCCGAAATTAACATAATTCATGATAACTGGATTAGATTTTTCGCTAGACAAACAATTTCCTCTCAATTTGAAATTTCTTTAATGGACTTAGCAAAATTATCATTAAGATATAGGCCAGATTATCTTGTGATAGGAGAGGTTAGAGGTAAAGAAATTGAGGCGTTAGTTCACGCTTCATCATCTGGTCACGGCTCTTTAGCTACATTCCATGCAGGAAATCCACAAGAGGCTTTAACTAGATTAACTAGTTTATTAAATAAGGATATAACTAGATTATTTCTGCAAAATTTATGGGGGATTATAGTTTTAAGTTCGTTAAGAGATAATTCTGGAAATATAAAAAGAATTATAAGATCGATATATGAGTTAGAATATTCTAGAAAAGGATTAAAATTTAAACGATTATTTAGATGGTCTTTCTCCTCTAATAAGTTTCTGCCAGAGAATTTAGAGTATTTAGTGAAAAAGTCCTTTAGACTTAACTATATTTCAAAGATTTACGAAAAACCTATTAGTGAAATTATAGAAGAGATAAAAAGAAGAATTGATATACTAAATTATTTATTAAATGAAAATATAACTGATCAAGAAGAGATAAATAAATATTTGAAAAAATTATATATAGGTGATAATATTGAAATTAAGAATATTTGA